AGGACTACGAGCTGGCATTCACGGTCGACGCTGCCAAGATCGCCGAGTTTGAGCGCGATGCGATGCGGAAGGCGGGCGTGAGGGTCACGAGGATCGGCGAGATGCTGAAAGATCCGTCGGCCAGGCGAGCCATGCTCGCGGACGGCAGCGAGCTCGGCCTGTCATCGATCGGTTTCGATCATTTTCGGGGGCAGGCATGAATCTCCTCCCGGTCTTTTTCTTCCTGATGTTTTGCTCCGCCTTCTTTTCCGGTTCCGAGACGGCTCTCTTCTCCCTGTCCAAGGTTCAGGTGCATCGCTTCCGCGAGGTAGACACCAGGACCGCGGCCAGGATCATCGCTTTGCTCAAGGCGCCTCGCCAGACGCTCGTCACCATCCTGTTCGGCAATGAGTTGGCGAACATATGCATCTCCATCGTGGGCGCCGCCATCGTCGGCAGGATGATGGAGGGGAGCATGAGGGGCCAGACCATCGTCGCGATCGCGGTCATAACTCCGATCGTCATGGTCTTCTGCGAGGTCACCCCCAAGAACGTAGCGCTGCGGTACGCCGAACAGGCTGCGTGGCTCGTGGCGTTTCCGATCAGCGCTTTCGCGAGGGTCATCGCTCCGCTGCGCGCTGTTCTCACCTGGTTCGCCAGGAAGATGGTCCTGCTCTTCGGGGGCACGGTCGACAGTGCGGAGCCGATGATCATGGAGGAGGAGTACAGGAGGCTCGTGGACATGGGGCTCAAGGAGGGGGCGATCGAAGAGGAGGAGCGCGAGATCATACACAACGTCTTTGAGTTCACCGACAAGAAGGCGGGCGACATCATGACCCGCGTGGAGGCGATCTTCGCGCTGCCCGTCGACCTTCCCACGGAGCGCCTCATGGATGAGCTGGCCTCCACGCAATGGAGCAGGGTGCCGTTCTACGAGGGCGAGAGGTCGAGGATCATAGGAATTCTGCATGTGCGCGACCTCTTTACCTTCAACATGCGGCGCAAGGCCGGCGAGGCGCCTGAGCTCAAGGATTACCTCAAGGATCCCCTCTGCGTCGCTGCATCCACGCCGCTGGAGGAGCTGCTCAGGGAATTCCAGAGGACTAGGATGCACATGGCCATCGTGACTGATGATGCCGGAGGGCTCAAAGGTCTCGTGACTATGGACGATGTGCAGCATGAGCTGTTCGGGGAGATAGAGGAATAAAAAAGACCGTGACTGGTGACTGGTGACCGGCGGTGAAACATCATGAGTGTGGCGTTTGTAATAATCATTCTGTTCATATGCCTGCTGCTCGAGGGGTTTTTCTCCGGCAGCGAGATCGCGGTGGTGAGCGCGGACAAGTTCAAACTCGC
The bacterium genome window above contains:
- a CDS encoding hemolysin family protein; this translates as MNLLPVFFFLMFCSAFFSGSETALFSLSKVQVHRFREVDTRTAARIIALLKAPRQTLVTILFGNELANICISIVGAAIVGRMMEGSMRGQTIVAIAVITPIVMVFCEVTPKNVALRYAEQAAWLVAFPISAFARVIAPLRAVLTWFARKMVLLFGGTVDSAEPMIMEEEYRRLVDMGLKEGAIEEEEREIIHNVFEFTDKKAGDIMTRVEAIFALPVDLPTERLMDELASTQWSRVPFYEGERSRIIGILHVRDLFTFNMRRKAGEAPELKDYLKDPLCVAASTPLEELLREFQRTRMHMAIVTDDAGGLKGLVTMDDVQHELFGEIEE